Proteins from a genomic interval of Uloborus diversus isolate 005 chromosome 4, Udiv.v.3.1, whole genome shotgun sequence:
- the LOC129219753 gene encoding uncharacterized protein LOC129219753, whose amino-acid sequence MKQAFLQISLKEEDRDVTRFFFTDDPSDDSIAPQVYKFTRVLFGISSSPFLLAGTLKYHLKQYTEKYPVTTKFLNDNIYVDDIIGSHASVDEALSHTLESIAIFEDASLSLHKWRTNSKTLRELWKKHGVISSDNAEHLKEENRTYKVLGIAWDNLKDILYFDVGDLVKFVSRGTDTKRYVLQVLGRIFDPIGILGPFTVRIKCLMQKIWTLRIDWDDRLPEDLSSLWRSWCEEVPQLTEISIPRHYFSENLNIDIKTIELHFFCDASMKAFGTVAYMRVLSRNEDVRTAFVASKNRVAPIKSLTLPRLELMAAVLSAKLSFNILKSLKRDIPCYFWSDSKITIFWIKGNPEKFKPFVKNRIEEIRKFTAPSDWFFCPGKVNPSDTLSRGAKVSKLLEDPTWLTGPQWLKNSPEYWPKSENVEAINTEELEYRKKSKDIFQCECLVEEKENPINITKFSNMEKLIRETDPEISKS is encoded by the exons ATGAAACaagcatttttgcaaatttcgCTCAAAGAAGAAGATCGAGATGTTACTCGTTTTTTCTTTACCGATGACCCCTCGGACGACTCTATTGCACCCCAGGTTTATAAATTTACGCGCGTTCTATTCGGGATTAGTAGCAGTCCGTTTTTATTGGCAGGAACTTTGAAATATCATCTGAAACAGTATACTGAAAAATATCCAGtgactacaaaatttttaaatgataatatttATGTCGATGACATCATCGGTAGTCATGCATCTGTAGATGAAGCCTTATCTCATACATTAGAGTCCATAGCAATTTTCGAAGATGCTAGTTTGTCACTACACAAGTGGCGCACTAATTCGAAGACCCTACGCGAATTATGGAAAAAACATGGAGTGATTTCGAGTGATAATGCCGAACACCTCAAAGAAGAAAATAGGACATACAAAGTCTTAGGTATAGCATGGGACAACTTAAAGGACATTCTTTATTTTGATGTTGGAGATCTAGTCAAATTTGTTTCTAGAGGAACTGACACTAAACGTTACGTGCTCCAGGTCTTAGGACGCATCTTCGATCCTATCGGAATTTTAGGTCCTTTTACAGTGAGAATTAAATGTTTGATGCAGAAGATTTGGACGTTACGTATTGATTGGGATGACAGATTACCCGAAGATCTAAGTTCGTTATGGAGAAGCTGGTGCGAAGAAGTTCCTCAACTGACGGAAATTTCAATCCCACGCCACTATTTTTCCGAAAACCTAAATATTGATATCAAGACTATTGAACTTCATTTCTTTTGTGACGCAAGTATGAAAGCGTTTGGAACAGTTGCCTACATGCGTGTTTTATCTCGAAATGAAGACGTTCGAACGGCCTTTGTAGCTTCTAAAAACAGAGTTGCTCCGATAAAATCTCTTACATTGCCTCGGCTGGAGCTCATGGCTGCAGTACTGTctgcaaaattaagttttaatattttgaaatcctTGAAACGTGACATTCCGTGCTATTTCTGGTCTGACTCGAAGATAACAATTTTTTGGATAAAAGgaaatcctgaaaaattcaaaccTTTTGTCAAGAATCGGATTGAAGAAATTCGCAAATTCACAGCACCTTCAGACTGGTTTTTTTGCCCCGGAAAAGTCAACCCCTCAGATACCTTGTCGAGGGGAGCAAAAGTCTCTAAACTGCTAGAAGATCCAACATGGCTGACAGGACCGCAGTGGCTAAAGAATTCTCCAGAATACTGGCCGAAGTCAGaaaatgttgaagcaataaatACAGAAGAATTAGAATACAGAAAGAAATCGAAGGACATCTTTCAGTGTGAATGTCTTGTTGAAGAAAAGGAAAATCCAATCAACATTACTAAATTTAGTAATATGGAGAAGTTG ATAAGGGAAACTGATCCTGAAATAAGTAAATCTTGA